A portion of the Gigantopelta aegis isolate Gae_Host chromosome 10, Gae_host_genome, whole genome shotgun sequence genome contains these proteins:
- the LOC121383702 gene encoding uncharacterized protein LOC121383702, whose translation MVRRQLSLNDRGRAIGWLQDGHTQRSVAHRLNVSQSVIGRLWQRFRTTNSIQNRSRSGRPRSTTAREDRFLMITALRQRFVTPQRLRDQPRAATGNNVSDQTIRNRLRDQGLRCQRPVVRLQLLARHRRARLDWCRRHIRWNRGQ comes from the coding sequence ATGGTTCGACGACAACTCAGTTTGAATGACAGGGGAAGGGCCATTGGCTGGCTACAAGATGGACACACTCAAAGATCTGTGGCTCACCGTCTAAATGTAAGCCAAAGTGTTATCGGTAGACTCTGGCAGAGGTTCAGGACGACTAATTCTATTCAGAATCGCTCCCGTTCTGGAAGACCACGATCAACAACAGCACGAGAAGACCGTTTCCTGATGATAACGGCGTTGCGACAGCGTTTTGTGACCCCACAGCGTCTTCGCGACCAACCCAGAGCTGCTACAGGCAACAATGTGTCTGACCAGACCATTAGGAATCGTCTGCGAGACCAAGGTTTGCGATGTCAGCGTCCTGTAGTCCGACTACAGCTACTTGCCCGTCACAGAAGGGCTCGCCTTGATTGGTGCAGACGTCATATCCGGTGGAACCGTGGGCAATAG